One window from the genome of Hyphomonas neptunium ATCC 15444 encodes:
- a CDS encoding TrmH family RNA methyltransferase, giving the protein MPEIIPIHDANDPRVEAYVSIRERDLTGGHGGRFIVEGKVTLETLLARSRFEVESLFLCETRLAPLAGILSEVPEGVPVYVAAQGVMDAVAGFPMHRGVLACGRKGAALSPQNVLPKDGPSTALILSELSNHDNVGACFRNAAAFGADAVLLDAASCDPLYRKAIRVSSGAALWLPFSQGGTGADLIAAAEAAGHEVWALTPRSDAAPLPSLKVPERVALLMGAEGPGLPAEMIARARPVRIAMTEGFDSVNVATAAAIALAHVFAARG; this is encoded by the coding sequence ATGCCCGAGATTATTCCCATACATGACGCCAATGATCCGCGCGTGGAGGCGTATGTCTCCATTCGCGAGCGCGATCTGACGGGCGGCCATGGCGGACGCTTCATCGTCGAAGGCAAGGTGACGCTGGAGACGCTGCTGGCGCGCAGCCGGTTTGAGGTGGAGAGCCTGTTCCTGTGCGAGACGCGGCTGGCACCGCTGGCGGGGATTTTGTCAGAGGTGCCCGAAGGCGTGCCGGTATATGTGGCAGCGCAGGGCGTGATGGACGCAGTGGCGGGATTTCCGATGCACCGGGGCGTGCTGGCGTGTGGGCGGAAGGGCGCTGCCCTTTCCCCTCAAAATGTTCTGCCCAAGGACGGCCCTTCAACCGCGCTGATCCTGTCGGAGCTTTCCAACCATGACAATGTGGGGGCGTGTTTTCGCAATGCGGCAGCGTTTGGGGCGGACGCTGTGCTGCTCGATGCGGCGTCCTGCGATCCGCTTTACCGCAAGGCGATCCGGGTTTCTTCCGGGGCGGCGCTGTGGCTGCCCTTCAGCCAGGGCGGCACGGGGGCGGATCTGATTGCGGCGGCGGAGGCGGCAGGCCATGAGGTGTGGGCGCTGACCCCGCGCAGCGACGCCGCGCCCCTGCCCTCGCTGAAAGTGCCGGAGCGGGTGGCGCTGCTGATGGGGGCCGAAGGGCCGGGCCTGCCGGCGGAGATGATCGCGCGGGCGCGGCCTGTGCGCATTGCGATGACGGAAGGGTTTGACAGCGTGAATGTCGCCACGGCGGCGGCGATTGCGCTGGCGCATGTGTTTGCGGCGCGGGGGTGA
- a CDS encoding RcnB family protein, whose translation MSFKIVIPVLAAALGAGTFAFADPPHHRGHDLPPGLAKQGKIPPGHAKKMWGKGQHLPPEYRDGRFSDWDRYDLRPAPAGYQWVRVDEDAYLVEVASGLIAQAMIGVLLD comes from the coding sequence ATGTCATTCAAGATCGTTATTCCCGTTTTGGCTGCCGCGCTGGGCGCGGGCACGTTTGCGTTTGCCGATCCCCCGCATCATCGCGGGCATGACCTGCCGCCGGGCCTGGCCAAACAGGGCAAGATACCGCCCGGCCATGCCAAGAAAATGTGGGGCAAGGGCCAGCACCTGCCGCCTGAATACCGCGATGGGCGCTTTTCCGACTGGGACCGCTATGATCTGCGCCCTGCCCCGGCGGGGTATCAGTGGGTGCGCGTTGATGAGGATGCCTATCTTGTCGAAGTGGCCAGCGGGCTGATTGCGCAGGCGATGATTGGCGTGCTGCTGGATTGA
- the rpoH gene encoding RNA polymerase sigma factor RpoH — protein MANANAKSSVALSPEQGMSRYLSEIRKFPMLEKNEEFMLARRWHEHEDTEAAEKMVTSHLRLVAKIAMGYRGYGLPMAEVISEGNVGLMQAVKKFDPDKGFRLATYAMWWIRAAIQEYILRSWSLVKLGTTAAQKKLFFNLRRLKGEMQALEEGDLKPEQARLIAEKLNVTETEVYSMNGRMSGSDASLNVPMGTDGDMEWQDWLADDEPGTAETFANSQELDARMTLLTQAMEDLSERERHILTERRLVDEPKTLEELSEQYNVSRERIRQIEVRAFEKLQKAMKRMAKEQGLPMGA, from the coding sequence ATGGCGAATGCGAACGCAAAAAGCTCGGTCGCGCTAAGCCCCGAACAGGGCATGAGCCGCTATCTGAGCGAAATCCGCAAATTCCCGATGCTCGAGAAGAATGAGGAATTCATGCTGGCCCGCCGGTGGCACGAGCATGAAGACACCGAAGCGGCCGAGAAGATGGTGACCTCGCACCTGCGCCTCGTGGCGAAGATTGCGATGGGCTATCGCGGCTATGGCCTGCCGATGGCCGAGGTTATCTCAGAGGGCAATGTGGGCCTGATGCAGGCCGTGAAGAAATTCGACCCCGACAAGGGCTTCCGCCTCGCGACCTATGCGATGTGGTGGATTCGCGCCGCGATCCAGGAATACATCCTGCGCAGCTGGAGCCTTGTGAAACTTGGCACCACGGCGGCCCAGAAGAAGCTGTTCTTCAACCTGCGCCGCCTGAAGGGCGAAATGCAGGCGCTGGAGGAAGGCGACCTGAAACCCGAACAGGCCCGCCTGATCGCCGAGAAGCTGAATGTGACCGAGACCGAAGTTTATTCGATGAACGGACGCATGAGCGGTTCGGACGCCTCGCTGAACGTGCCGATGGGCACCGATGGCGATATGGAATGGCAGGACTGGCTGGCCGATGACGAGCCGGGCACAGCCGAAACCTTCGCCAACAGCCAGGAACTTGACGCACGCATGACCCTGCTGACGCAGGCGATGGAAGACCTTTCCGAGCGTGAGCGCCACATCCTGACCGAGCGGCGCCTGGTGGACGAGCCCAAGACGCTGGAAGAGCTTTCCGAGCAGTATAATGTCAGCCGCGAGCGTATCCGGCAGATTGAAGTGCGCGCGTTTGAAAAGCTGCAGAAGGCGATGAAGCGCATGGCCAAGGAACAGGGCCTCCCTATGGGGGCCTGA
- the zapE gene encoding cell division protein ZapE, whose amino-acid sequence MAGVRAKYEAKVASGALTVDPVQLEAADLLDGLAERLANQPKPGWFSKPEPVRGVYLWGGVGRGKSMLMDLFFAQAATKPKRRVHFHEFMAQVHERLDVWRKMTDQEKKRSDWRVKSAGDDPIPPVAKQIAAEAKLLCFDEFQVSQIADAMVLGRLFDQLFQRGVTVVATSNRHPDALYKDGINRQLFLPFIKELKERCEVLELVSARDYRLDRLVEAPVWYAPLGAESAAAMDRAWDRLTLGAEPQHCLLTVKGRKLEVNREAAGVARFTFEELCARPLGPIDYLAIAGTFHTVMLEGIPLLSPDKRNEAMRFTGLIDALYEAKVKLVASAAAEPGALYPEGDGSFEFERTASRLFEMRSKDYLAQAREEIDLDNLSEN is encoded by the coding sequence ATGGCGGGTGTGCGCGCGAAGTATGAGGCGAAGGTGGCCAGCGGCGCGCTGACGGTTGATCCCGTTCAGCTGGAAGCAGCCGACCTGCTCGACGGGCTGGCCGAGCGCCTCGCCAATCAGCCCAAGCCGGGCTGGTTTTCAAAGCCTGAGCCGGTGCGCGGGGTTTACCTCTGGGGCGGGGTTGGCCGGGGCAAGTCGATGCTGATGGACCTGTTCTTTGCGCAGGCGGCGACAAAGCCCAAACGCCGCGTACACTTCCATGAGTTCATGGCGCAGGTGCACGAGCGCCTCGATGTCTGGCGGAAGATGACCGATCAGGAAAAGAAGCGCTCGGACTGGCGGGTGAAATCTGCCGGGGATGACCCGATCCCGCCGGTGGCCAAGCAGATTGCGGCCGAGGCGAAGCTGCTGTGCTTTGATGAGTTTCAGGTGTCCCAGATTGCCGATGCGATGGTCCTGGGGCGGCTGTTTGACCAGCTGTTCCAGCGAGGCGTGACGGTGGTGGCCACGTCCAACCGCCATCCGGACGCGCTCTACAAGGACGGCATCAACCGCCAGCTTTTCCTGCCCTTTATCAAGGAGTTGAAAGAGCGCTGCGAGGTTCTGGAGCTGGTATCGGCGCGCGATTACCGGCTCGACCGGCTGGTGGAGGCGCCGGTCTGGTATGCCCCGCTGGGGGCAGAGAGCGCTGCAGCGATGGACCGGGCCTGGGACCGGCTGACGCTGGGGGCAGAGCCCCAGCACTGCCTGCTGACGGTGAAGGGGCGCAAGCTGGAAGTGAACCGGGAAGCGGCCGGGGTGGCGCGGTTTACCTTTGAGGAGCTGTGCGCGCGGCCACTGGGGCCGATCGACTATCTGGCCATAGCCGGCACGTTTCATACGGTGATGCTGGAGGGCATTCCCCTGCTCTCGCCGGACAAGCGGAACGAGGCGATGCGCTTTACCGGACTGATCGACGCGCTCTACGAAGCCAAGGTGAAGCTGGTGGCCAGCGCGGCGGCAGAGCCCGGCGCGCTGTACCCCGAGGGCGATGGATCGTTCGAGTTCGAGCGGACGGCGAGCCGGCTTTTCGAGATGCGGTCGAAAGATTATCTCGCCCAGGCGCGCGAAGAGATCGATCTGGACAACCTGTCTGAAAATTAA
- a CDS encoding rhomboid family intramembrane serine protease, which produces MADIFSYPASLSLIILNVIASLIAFRSAPFNNQNILWVGPMKDRGEWHRLISSGFLHVNGPHLFLNMYGLYMFGPVIEHVLGGVNFLIIYLASLIGGSVWAYWWNRDNPDYRAAGASGALSGIILAFCMIAPFSMLLFLFIIPMWGIVFGVGFVVLSYVLSQRANRIIGHEAHLGGAVVGVVTTLLVEPRVWTSFMAQIAEKFG; this is translated from the coding sequence ATGGCTGACATCTTTTCCTACCCGGCCTCGCTGTCGCTGATCATTCTGAATGTGATTGCCAGCCTGATCGCCTTCCGCAGCGCGCCATTCAATAATCAGAACATCCTCTGGGTCGGCCCGATGAAAGACCGGGGCGAGTGGCACCGGCTGATCAGTTCGGGCTTCCTGCATGTGAACGGGCCCCACCTCTTCCTCAACATGTATGGCCTCTACATGTTCGGGCCGGTGATCGAGCATGTGCTGGGCGGGGTGAACTTCCTGATCATCTATCTGGCCTCCCTGATCGGGGGCAGCGTGTGGGCCTATTGGTGGAACCGGGATAATCCGGATTACCGAGCGGCAGGCGCGTCGGGCGCCTTGTCCGGCATCATTTTGGCCTTCTGCATGATCGCGCCCTTCTCCATGCTGCTGTTTCTGTTCATTATTCCGATGTGGGGGATTGTGTTTGGCGTGGGCTTTGTGGTGCTGAGCTATGTGCTGTCCCAGCGCGCCAACCGGATTATCGGGCATGAGGCGCATCTGGGTGGCGCAGTGGTGGGCGTTGTGACGACGCTGCTGGTGGAACCGCGGGTGTGGACCTCCTTCATGGCGCAGATCGCCGAGAAGTTCGGCTGA
- a CDS encoding response regulator, whose product MKVLWIEDHEPVRTMLAHAADKAARARIPVDLVMAEGLLAAERRLRLERFDLVIVDLQLPETGDDVDMAVARVANMGKHRIAVASSRPERDDVVASAARCGANIHTQAVFKAGLNFNRFIQRPESFEDFLLELMPAAGARPAIRAA is encoded by the coding sequence ATGAAGGTGCTTTGGATCGAAGATCATGAGCCGGTGCGTACGATGCTGGCGCATGCAGCCGACAAGGCTGCGCGCGCGCGTATTCCGGTGGATCTTGTTATGGCGGAAGGCCTGCTGGCCGCTGAGCGCCGCCTGCGCCTTGAGCGCTTTGATCTCGTGATCGTCGATCTTCAGCTGCCCGAAACGGGCGATGATGTGGACATGGCTGTCGCGCGGGTTGCCAATATGGGCAAGCACCGCATTGCGGTTGCCTCCTCCCGCCCGGAACGCGACGATGTGGTGGCCTCTGCCGCCCGCTGCGGCGCGAACATTCACACCCAGGCTGTTTTCAAGGCCGGGCTGAACTTCAACCGCTTCATCCAGCGCCCTGAATCCTTCGAGGATTTCCTGCTGGAACTGATGCCGGCTGCGGGCGCCCGCCCGGCGATTCGCGCCGCCTGA
- a CDS encoding GNAT family N-acetyltransferase, which yields MTDEPAAHPVPSQALSAFLPDEERRDAHIVDVLIEERCPRLRASAAWPVARPLLYTLLGYGKARRMADELVQLTGRESFDRLSRQLAFNISVDGLDRLPETGRCIVAANHPTGLADGVAVWDLLKQKRQDIIFFANADAIRVNPRFEDVIIPVEWVAEKRSPAKTRETLKRAAAAFAEEKCVVIFPSGRLARREGGQMVEKDWFPTVIGLARKQAAPIIPLNLDARNSELFYLLSKLSGELRDITLFNELLNKRGSKFRMTFGETIPAGDLAGDPVALTEALKSHVAYALLEDRDARFRPV from the coding sequence ATGACAGACGAGCCTGCAGCTCATCCCGTCCCGTCTCAGGCCTTATCGGCTTTCCTGCCCGATGAAGAGCGCCGCGACGCGCATATCGTGGACGTGCTGATCGAGGAGCGCTGCCCCCGCCTGCGCGCCAGCGCCGCCTGGCCGGTCGCCCGTCCGCTGCTTTACACGCTGCTCGGCTATGGCAAGGCCCGCCGCATGGCCGATGAACTCGTGCAACTCACGGGCCGGGAAAGCTTTGACCGGCTCTCGCGGCAGCTCGCCTTCAACATCTCCGTCGATGGGCTGGACCGCCTGCCAGAGACAGGCCGCTGCATTGTCGCCGCCAACCATCCAACAGGCCTGGCTGATGGGGTCGCCGTCTGGGATCTCCTGAAGCAGAAGCGGCAAGACATCATCTTCTTCGCCAATGCCGACGCCATCCGGGTTAACCCCCGTTTCGAGGATGTCATCATCCCGGTCGAATGGGTGGCAGAGAAGCGCTCCCCGGCCAAGACGCGCGAAACCCTCAAACGCGCCGCCGCCGCCTTCGCCGAAGAAAAATGCGTCGTCATCTTTCCCTCCGGTCGGCTTGCGCGAAGGGAAGGGGGCCAGATGGTAGAGAAAGACTGGTTCCCAACCGTAATAGGCCTTGCCCGCAAGCAGGCCGCCCCGATCATTCCGCTCAATCTCGATGCCCGCAACTCCGAGCTCTTTTACCTTTTGTCCAAGCTCTCCGGCGAGCTGCGCGACATCACCCTCTTCAATGAGCTCCTCAACAAGCGGGGTTCGAAATTCCGGATGACCTTCGGAGAAACGATCCCGGCGGGCGATCTCGCCGGGGACCCCGTAGCGCTCACCGAAGCACTCAAAAGCCACGTTGCCTACGCCCTTCTGGAAGACCGGGACGCCCGCTTCCGCCCGGTATAA
- a CDS encoding GNAT family N-acetyltransferase: MIEIVPENPELHAEAIEALFDATFGPGHFAKTAERLRENSRSLPAINRVALNDGKVIGVCRVWPLAVGPSRSPALFYGPVAVDPAYRGNFLSLQITQAALEAGREAGWPAAILIGAHSLFGKVGFTVAPKGRLTFPGPQDGARVMVMDLAGDASLLEGLVTAA, translated from the coding sequence ATGATTGAAATTGTGCCGGAAAATCCAGAGCTGCATGCCGAAGCGATCGAAGCCCTCTTCGACGCCACCTTCGGCCCAGGCCACTTTGCCAAGACGGCAGAACGCCTGCGGGAGAACTCGCGGTCTCTGCCGGCGATCAACCGTGTCGCGCTCAATGACGGAAAAGTGATCGGCGTCTGCCGCGTCTGGCCGCTGGCCGTTGGCCCCTCCCGCAGCCCCGCATTGTTCTACGGTCCCGTCGCGGTCGACCCCGCTTATCGTGGCAATTTCCTCAGTCTTCAGATCACGCAGGCCGCGCTTGAGGCAGGCCGCGAAGCTGGCTGGCCCGCTGCGATTCTCATCGGCGCGCACAGCCTGTTCGGTAAGGTCGGCTTCACGGTCGCGCCCAAAGGCCGGCTGACTTTCCCCGGCCCGCAGGACGGCGCCCGCGTCATGGTGATGGACCTCGCCGGCGATGCCAGCCTGCTGGAAGGTCTCGTAACGGCAGCCTGA
- a CDS encoding MFS transporter produces the protein MADIVTGQDEPVQPKAGLREVLVSLRQPKVAIAMVFGIATGMPPVMVGVTLGYWMREEGVALTAIGFMGWVGIFIATKFLWAPFVDWIRLPIIGKRLGHRRSWMLLGQIFVTVGILGMAFTGPSAGLAVFAGFAMLTSFAAATQDIAVDAWRIESALDEEQDLMASAYILGLRSGYFFGNVPILAASGIIGWQAAYAFASLGGLAGLSALLLAREPQKPRDFAPLTGIGSVGSALIRPLKVFWQDHGTGLFIFLPLVALFFLPDSLIVPMVGPLYIDLGFSTGEIAGMRTVIGFPATLGGVVAAGLIGMRLGTLTAMAIGVTLAGLSNLGFCMLALSGGSKLVWAAVTVVEGFSGGLAMAAIVAWASRLTNPIATAAQFALLSSLMSFLGGFLGGFAGLGVVALQGVTGSSMGGFAAYFSLSPFAIIPPLILIWMVRQRMKRMENAALP, from the coding sequence ATGGCCGACATCGTCACCGGCCAGGACGAGCCGGTACAGCCCAAGGCTGGCCTGCGCGAAGTTCTGGTATCGCTTCGCCAGCCAAAGGTCGCCATCGCGATGGTCTTCGGCATCGCCACCGGCATGCCGCCCGTCATGGTCGGGGTCACCCTCGGCTACTGGATGCGCGAAGAAGGCGTCGCCCTCACCGCCATCGGCTTCATGGGCTGGGTCGGCATCTTCATCGCCACCAAATTTCTCTGGGCCCCCTTTGTTGACTGGATCAGGCTGCCGATCATCGGCAAACGCCTCGGCCACCGCCGCTCCTGGATGCTCCTTGGACAGATTTTCGTCACGGTCGGCATTCTCGGCATGGCCTTCACCGGCCCTTCGGCGGGCCTGGCTGTCTTTGCCGGCTTTGCGATGCTCACCTCCTTTGCCGCCGCCACGCAGGATATTGCGGTCGATGCCTGGCGCATCGAAAGCGCATTGGATGAAGAACAGGATCTGATGGCCTCGGCCTATATCCTGGGCCTGCGCTCGGGCTATTTCTTCGGCAATGTGCCCATCCTGGCCGCGTCCGGCATTATCGGCTGGCAGGCGGCCTATGCCTTTGCTTCCCTCGGCGGCCTCGCCGGGCTGTCAGCTCTGTTGCTGGCGCGGGAGCCGCAAAAGCCGCGCGACTTTGCGCCTCTCACAGGGATAGGGTCTGTCGGCAGCGCGCTCATCCGCCCGCTGAAGGTCTTCTGGCAGGACCACGGCACCGGCCTCTTCATCTTCCTGCCGCTCGTCGCGCTGTTCTTCCTGCCCGACAGTCTAATCGTTCCCATGGTCGGTCCACTCTATATCGACCTTGGCTTCTCCACGGGAGAGATTGCCGGCATGCGCACCGTCATCGGCTTTCCCGCGACGCTGGGCGGCGTCGTCGCCGCCGGCCTCATCGGCATGCGCCTGGGCACGCTCACGGCCATGGCCATTGGCGTCACACTGGCGGGGCTTTCCAATCTCGGCTTCTGCATGCTCGCGCTCTCAGGTGGCTCAAAGCTCGTCTGGGCAGCCGTCACCGTGGTGGAAGGCTTCAGCGGCGGCCTCGCCATGGCGGCCATCGTCGCCTGGGCCAGCCGCCTCACAAACCCCATCGCAACCGCCGCGCAGTTTGCGTTACTCTCTTCGCTGATGTCATTTCTGGGCGGCTTCCTCGGCGGCTTCGCGGGGCTGGGTGTTGTCGCCCTGCAAGGTGTCACCGGATCGTCGATGGGCGGCTTTGCGGCCTACTTCTCCTTGAGCCCCTTCGCCATCATCCCGCCGCTTATCCTCATCTGGATGGTCCGCCAGCGGATGAAACGAATGGAAAACGCCGCCTTGCCCTGA
- a CDS encoding DUF4159 domain-containing protein codes for MTAIGPFLLGAPLALFALLALPLIWWVLRATPPAPKEAELPSLRLLEGAEPVEETPARTPWWVWLIRTLAVIAAILGLSQPVWAPGARTTEAGGGPLLIVMDNGWASAPRWSELTNAASATLDAGDRDGAVHLLLTAPRQLNADPAERLSRADMARRLSSLDPQPWATDRVDALARLDASKLAPARIFYASDGLETEGGAAFAAALAARAPLTVFAAPPEGPAVITGLSAQTDAVTVRLARADTGGTARAFVSALTQDGSALGSAEAVFEAGAREAEAQFAIPAAALARIARFNVTGRPGAGTVWLWDSAERTRRVGLVDAGAEAQPLLSDMHYIRKALEPFASISTGDIETLVAAAPDAIILSDVGQIPAADTERLTEWVENGGALIRFAGPRLAAQGDELLPVMLRRSSRAIGGALAWEEPQGLAPFPENSPFAGLPVPPDVRVRQQVLARPEPDLARKTWARLTDGSPLVSADSRGDGTLVLFHITAGPDWGDLAYSGVFEQMLRRAIAAGRGEAVEDGDGTYMPQLSLDGFGRLERASQNAAPIKAAEFADIAPSETHPPGLYQGPSGSRALNIGAGAEPRLMTQWPASARLLGDAEARSLRLAGPMLALAAGLLALDLFIALFVAGRLRGLGRRSKAPGKTAAKTTGGALGALILAFAFMPGEPAQAQGYELRPDGSYRAIPSPSTRVVPLPEGKASQKQIDAALVMRFGYIETADRALNERARAGLQGLSNILNMRTSVEPAEPHSLNLETDALELYPLIFFVVPENAGPLSETAIGRLNAYLRAGGALVIDTRAGGDAAAQTDVSKLETLLSGLDAPQLQPVPENHVLSRSFYLIDDFPGRFAGRRLWIEQTGEPGTARGDGVSRLFIGDADWISAWAVDADGRDLYSVDGGPQQRETARRFGVNLVMYVLTGSYKDDQVHIPALLERLGDPDAGEPEPLMPGRIPDGGPQ; via the coding sequence GTGACAGCCATCGGGCCTTTCCTGCTGGGGGCGCCGCTGGCGCTGTTTGCACTGCTGGCGTTGCCGCTGATCTGGTGGGTGCTGCGGGCGACGCCGCCGGCGCCGAAGGAAGCGGAGCTACCTTCGCTGCGCCTTCTGGAGGGCGCCGAGCCGGTGGAAGAGACGCCCGCGCGTACGCCCTGGTGGGTGTGGCTGATCCGTACACTGGCAGTTATTGCCGCGATCCTGGGGCTTTCCCAGCCGGTCTGGGCGCCGGGCGCGCGCACGACGGAGGCGGGCGGCGGGCCGCTGCTGATCGTAATGGACAATGGCTGGGCCTCTGCCCCGCGCTGGAGCGAGCTGACCAATGCGGCGAGCGCGACGCTGGACGCGGGCGACCGCGACGGGGCGGTGCATCTGCTGCTGACCGCGCCGCGCCAGCTGAACGCAGACCCCGCCGAGCGATTGTCGCGCGCGGACATGGCGCGGCGGCTTTCCAGCCTTGATCCCCAGCCCTGGGCGACGGACCGGGTGGACGCGCTGGCGCGGCTGGACGCCTCGAAGCTGGCGCCCGCGCGTATCTTTTATGCCAGCGACGGGCTGGAGACCGAGGGCGGCGCGGCCTTTGCCGCGGCCCTTGCTGCGCGCGCGCCGCTGACCGTGTTTGCCGCCCCGCCCGAGGGGCCAGCGGTGATTACCGGGCTTTCAGCGCAGACCGACGCGGTGACGGTGCGGCTGGCGCGGGCGGATACCGGCGGGACGGCGCGCGCCTTTGTTTCGGCGCTGACGCAGGATGGCTCGGCGCTGGGCTCTGCCGAGGCGGTGTTTGAGGCCGGCGCGCGGGAAGCCGAGGCGCAGTTTGCGATCCCGGCTGCCGCGCTGGCGCGGATTGCGCGGTTCAATGTGACCGGACGGCCGGGCGCGGGCACGGTGTGGCTGTGGGATTCGGCGGAGCGGACGCGGCGCGTGGGCCTTGTGGACGCGGGCGCCGAGGCCCAGCCCCTACTTTCGGACATGCACTATATCCGCAAGGCGCTGGAGCCGTTTGCGTCGATCTCCACCGGGGACATCGAGACGCTGGTGGCAGCCGCCCCGGACGCGATCATTCTTTCCGATGTCGGACAGATACCGGCCGCCGACACCGAGCGGCTGACAGAATGGGTGGAGAATGGCGGGGCGCTGATCCGGTTTGCCGGGCCAAGGCTGGCCGCGCAGGGCGATGAGCTGTTGCCGGTGATGCTGCGGAGGTCTTCGCGCGCCATTGGCGGGGCGCTCGCCTGGGAGGAGCCGCAGGGGCTCGCCCCCTTCCCTGAAAACTCGCCCTTTGCGGGCCTGCCGGTACCCCCGGATGTGCGTGTACGCCAGCAGGTGCTGGCGCGGCCCGAGCCTGACCTTGCGCGCAAAACCTGGGCGCGGCTGACCGATGGCTCTCCGCTGGTGAGCGCCGACAGCCGGGGCGATGGCACGCTGGTATTGTTTCACATCACCGCCGGGCCGGACTGGGGCGACCTCGCCTATTCGGGCGTATTCGAACAGATGCTGCGCCGGGCGATTGCGGCGGGACGCGGCGAAGCGGTGGAAGATGGCGACGGGACATACATGCCCCAGCTTTCCCTTGATGGCTTTGGCCGGCTGGAGCGGGCGAGCCAGAACGCCGCGCCGATCAAGGCGGCAGAATTTGCAGACATCGCGCCATCGGAAACCCACCCGCCGGGGCTGTATCAGGGGCCATCAGGCTCCCGCGCGCTGAACATTGGCGCGGGCGCCGAGCCGCGCCTGATGACGCAATGGCCAGCGTCTGCGCGCCTGCTGGGCGACGCGGAGGCGCGCTCGCTGCGCCTCGCCGGGCCGATGCTGGCGCTGGCGGCGGGGCTGCTTGCGCTGGACCTTTTCATCGCCTTGTTCGTGGCCGGACGGTTGCGCGGGCTGGGGCGACGCAGCAAGGCGCCAGGCAAGACAGCGGCCAAAACAACGGGAGGTGCGCTGGGCGCGCTCATCCTCGCTTTTGCGTTTATGCCGGGCGAGCCTGCCCAGGCACAGGGCTATGAACTGCGCCCCGATGGCAGCTACCGCGCGATCCCTTCGCCCTCCACCCGCGTGGTGCCCCTGCCCGAGGGCAAGGCGAGCCAGAAGCAAATCGACGCGGCGCTGGTGATGCGCTTTGGCTATATCGAGACAGCCGACCGGGCGCTGAACGAGCGGGCGCGGGCGGGCCTTCAGGGGCTTTCCAATATTCTGAACATGCGCACCTCGGTGGAGCCGGCTGAGCCCCATTCGCTGAACCTTGAGACCGACGCGCTGGAACTTTACCCGCTGATCTTTTTCGTGGTGCCGGAAAATGCCGGGCCGCTTTCGGAGACGGCGATTGGCCGGCTGAACGCCTATCTGCGGGCGGGCGGGGCGCTGGTGATTGATACACGCGCAGGCGGCGACGCGGCGGCGCAGACCGATGTGTCGAAGCTGGAGACGCTGCTGTCGGGGCTCGACGCGCCGCAGCTTCAGCCCGTGCCGGAAAACCATGTGCTGTCGCGCAGCTTTTACCTGATTGATGATTTCCCCGGACGCTTTGCCGGGCGGCGGCTCTGGATCGAGCAGACCGGGGAACCGGGCACAGCGCGGGGGGACGGCGTCTCGCGCCTGTTCATTGGCGACGCTGACTGGATTTCGGCCTGGGCGGTGGACGCCGACGGGCGCGACCTTTACTCCGTAGACGGAGGTCCACAGCAGCGCGAAACCGCGCGGCGGTTTGGCGTCAATCTGGTGATGTATGTGCTGACCGGGAGCTACAAGGACGACCAGGTGCATATTCCGGCGCTGCTGGAGCGGCTGGGCGATCCCGATGCCGGTGAGCCTGAACCCCTGATGCCGGGGCGCATTCCCGATGGGGGGCCGCAATGA